The Amblyraja radiata isolate CabotCenter1 chromosome 39, sAmbRad1.1.pri, whole genome shotgun sequence sequence catataacaattacagcacggaaacaggccaactcggccctttaagtccgtgccgaacacttattctcccctagtcccatctacctgcactcagaccataaccctccattcctttcccgtccatatacctatccaatcacccattccttctctccggagttgctgcctgtcccgctgaattactccagcattttgtgtctaacttctacaattccttgtttctagaatGAAAGGTTTGCTGGCTGCAATTCCGCAATCCAACACGAGAGTGTGCCCTTGTCCACGGGTTTAATCAGTCGCTGTTCAAGACCATGAAGACCCCGCTTCCCCtaaataaggtcagaagtgaATTGTCGACTCCGCCATGCAATCTTGGatcatgtcatagaaacatagacaataggtgcaggagtaggccattaggcccttcgagcctgcaccgccattcaatatgatcatggctgatcatccaactcagtatcccgtacctgccttctctccataccccctgatccctttagccacaagagccacatctaactccctcttaaatatagccaatgaactggcctcaactaccttctgtgacagagaattccacagattcatcactctctgtgtaaaaaatgatttctcatctcggtcgtaaaagacttccctcttatccttaaactgtgacccctagttctggacttccccaacatctggaataatcttcctgcatctagcctgtccaaacccttaagaattttgtaagtttccacaagatcccccctcaatcttctaaattctagcgagtacaagccgagtctatccagtctttcttcatatgaaagtcctgccatcccaggatatctcatttcccctcttaaccccattctcctgccaagattgaatggcggagtagacccgatgggccgaatggcctaattctgttcctataacacgATCCCAGACTATCCCTTCAGCTACATTGTACACCTCGGGTATGCaaggaaagaatttcactgtgccttgtcacatgtgacaatagagtgtATACCATTCCATTCGCCGAGTGCCCGCTCACAACACGAGGCAGATAGAGAGGTTTCCGAAGCTGGGAGGATTATGGGTCCTCAGGTCGCCATTACACCAGGCAAAgtcggtgggtgggggggagcgaGGAAACACGGATCAAATTGATCTAACCGAACATAACAGGTCAACCCGGGGAAGACAGATGGCTAAAGCACGATCAGAGATCACCAACATTTCATTTACAGGGATTAAACATAGAATCAGTTTTCTGGCGACATGTTGGTCTTTATCAAATACATAGTTTAGAGTCACGTTTACATGCACGTCCTTCAGAGAGAGGTGACACAGACACCAATTGTATTCATTAGTCCATCATCCCGAGAGCTCCTCGGTTCATTCAGTCACGGGTGGGAGATGGCGTCTAGTCTCAGTTGTCGCAAGTGTTCCAGCGGCGGTGAGGTGTGTGTGGCCGCCTTATAATGTtgcaaagtgccgctcatttctGCACGCtcactggatagaagaaatgggcgaagaagggtctcgacccgaaacgccacccattccttctctccagagatgctgcccgtcccgctgagttactccagcattttgtgtcggtcttcggtgtaaagcagcacctgcagttcccggcTGCTCGTTTCTGCGCGGTGAGATGCCACATACAGCATGTGCCGACTTGATGTTGGATGATATCGAgtcttcccattctcacactgacctttctgatctaggcctcctccattgtcaaagtgaggccaaacgcaaattgacagcttacaacccagtggtatgaatctgatttctccaacttcaggtagcccttgctttccctccccccacatcccccccataCCAAGTCATACCATCTTCaacgtcgtcttgttgagtctcattttcacctaacccacaatggcctgtttcctttatcataacttttttgcatattttcattcatttgttctatatctctacttcgccgtctatatctctcgtttccctctcccctgactctgtctgaagaagggtctccacccgaaacgtcacctattccttctctccggagatgctgcctgtcccgctgagttactccaggtttatgTGTATATAAATTATCTCTATTTGTTTGCTAATCTACAAGGAATCGTCCAACTCTCACCTCCTGGCCCGTTTGCCCCCTAAACCAGTTGCAagtcaaagtgccggaggaactcagcgggtcaggcagcatctgtggcggaatATTTCGGGTAACGTACAACCTCTCCAGTCTCACAccgtcccgacacaaaacgtcatctgtccattccctccacggatgctgcctgacccgctgtgttcctccaacactttggctTTTTtcactctagattccagcatctgcggttcaccgGTCGCTCCCTGAACGAGTCCATCGGATTCCTCTTGACActcggagcagcagcagcagcagcgcggaGCTCGGCAAAGTCAAGTCGTTCCGCGCCGATGTCCGAAGTTCCCGGGGGGCTTGTATCCCCGGCCAGTCTCTGTCCGTCACAGATTATTTACACACGAGGTCGACCCGGGCCATCTTCTGTCCTTTCAGCGCGACTCGGGTCATTGGCTCAGTGAGGGGCGATGCCCCGTTTGTGTGGTTCTAGGCTGGAGCATTCTCTGTCACAGGCCCCGGCCCAGCGCAGTCGCCCGGGCCGAGCCGAGCCGCTCTACAGCGGAGGCCGCACATGGGCGGAGAGGTAGGGCGTGGGATAACTAGCTAGCGGGTAGAGACGATGCCGGAGGAAGGAGTCGTAGGAAGGTCCGGTTGCCCAATGTTTGTAGAGATCCAGCGGGTATCCAGGAGCGGTGAGAGTCCCCGCCGGCCCGGCCGGCGCCATGAAGGAGCTGAAGGCGAGCGAGGGGACGAGGGAGGAATAGAGTGCCTGCCCTTTGAATGGGAGGAGGTAGGCGGCCGGGAACCGCTCCCTCAGCGCCGGGGCTGGGCAGGGGAGGTGGGCTCTGGGCGCCGCCAGCAACCAGGTCGGCGGAGGGGCTTTGCCCGGCTTGTCCTCCCCCGCCGGTCCCTCATGGGCCTCCGGCTGCTTCACCACTCGCAGCGGGGACACGACGCGATACCTCTTGCCCAAAGCCGCCTCCGTCAGCGGGCCCGCCTCGCACAAACCTCCGGCCGCCTTCAGCCGCTTGACCGGTACCCTCCGCGGCAGCGCCACGCTTAGAGGCGGCACCCAGCACGCTTTAGGTCGGCCTGGCTCGACTGCCCACGGCGGGTGGGTGAGAGGCCGGGGTCGGGGCAAGCTGAGGTCGGTAGGCCGGTCGTACAGCTCCCTGTAGCCGCGGCAGCAGGAGAACCCGGACCGTCTGTCAGGGAGAGGCAGCGGCTTGACCGCGGCTGGACGCAGCGGGGGCGCCGGGCTTGTCCGCGGCTCCTGTCCACTCTCCCCCGCTATCCGACAGCCGGCCGGGCGCGGTGGAGGCGGCGGCGGCTGGATGACCGAGGGTCTGGCCAGACTGACCGCTCCGGCTCCGGCCGCCGCCACCACCCCTCTCTGGGCGAGGAACTTCTTCTTGGCTAAAGGCGACAGGATTGCCCGCTCCTTCCAGGGCGAAGAGCGGTGGGGACCCGGCTCCAGCTCCGGCCCCGTCTCTCCGCCGCCCCCTCCCGCCACCCGCAGCTCCTCATTCGACCCCGGACCAGGGACCTTGTCGCCGGCTGGTCGTGGGGACCCAGCACAGCCTTTGTCTCCCGTCGTCGCCCCGTCCGTTCCCGGGCACTTGTGGTCTTCGGTAGGAGATGTGCAGTGGCGGCGAGGGTCCCTGGCCGACCCCGACCCCGTGTCCGCATTGGCCGCCAGAAGGGggatctgtgtgtgggtgtgatgggggggggaagaggggacacAAGACAGAAATCTTCAGTCACAGGGATGCCCAAGCTACATTTACaccccacgctgcctcggcaaggccagcagcatcatcaagggccagtcgtacccccggtcactccctcttctcccctctcccatcgggcagaaggtacagaaatgtgaaaacacacac is a genomic window containing:
- the arid5a gene encoding AT-rich interactive domain-containing protein 5A; this encodes MAEKPGLPDDAGAGEINQKSFLFNLYQFMKERGTPIERIPHLGFKQVNLATLYKAVEKLGGYEVVTTSRLWKNIYDELGGSPGSTSAATCTRRHYERLVLPYERHLRGEADRPLPAGKPRKQYKVVRGKDGKGSSAELKEQNSKRRPGKTGVQQNQGGEIPLLAANADTGSGSARDPRRHCTSPTEDHKCPGTDGATTGDKGCAGSPRPAGDKVPGPGSNEELRVAGGGGGETGPELEPGPHRSSPWKERAILSPLAKKKFLAQRGVVAAAGAGAVSLARPSVIQPPPPPPRPAGCRIAGESGQEPRTSPAPPLRPAAVKPLPLPDRRSGFSCCRGYRELYDRPTDLSLPRPRPLTHPPWAVEPGRPKACWVPPLSVALPRRVPVKRLKAAGGLCEAGPLTEAALGKRYRVVSPLRVVKQPEAHEGPAGEDKPGKAPPPTWLLAAPRAHLPCPAPALRERFPAAYLLPFKGQALYSSLVPSLAFSSFMAPAGPAGTLTAPGYPLDLYKHWATGPSYDSFLRHRLYPLASYPTPYLSAHVRPPL